A portion of the Ptiloglossa arizonensis isolate GNS036 chromosome 11, iyPtiAriz1_principal, whole genome shotgun sequence genome contains these proteins:
- the LOC143152554 gene encoding defensin, translated as MVKIYFLAAFLFVAVATVMAAPFEGELEPLELTVSEESPVRQRRVTCDLLSIKGFAEHSACAANCLSMGKAGGRCEDGICLCRTTTFKELWDKRFG; from the exons ATGGTCAAGATCTACTTCCTTGCTGCTTTCCTCTTCGTAGCTGTAGCCACCGTTATGGCTGCACCCTTTG AGGGAGAGCTCGAACCCCTGGAATTGACTGTATCGGAAGAAAGTCCCGTCAGACAACGAAGGGTGACCTGCGATCTCCTCTCGATCAAGGGTTTCGCTGAACACAGTGCTTGCGCCGCGAACTGTCTCAGCATGGGCAAAGCTGGTGGTCGCTGCGAGGACGGTATCTGCCTTTGTCGCAC AACTACCTTCAAGGAGCTCTGGGACAAGCGTTTCGGTTAA
- the LOC143152846 gene encoding defensin-A-like isoform X1 — translation MNFYVIFAFLLVAVAATIAVPDQVAKDDSAKGQFEPHEMILEEDNKEKGLTCDVGECACAMKCCGMGKPSGYCNSGGTCVCYQYVIFQI, via the exons ATGAATTTCTACGTGATCTTTGCCTTTCTGCTCGTAGCTGTTGCAGCTACCATAGCTGTTCCAGACCAGGTGGCGAAAG ACGATTCGGCAAAGGGACAATTCGAACCTCACGAAATGATTCTCGAGGAGGATAACAAAGAAAAGGGACTTACCTGCGACGTGGGAGAGTGTGCTTGCGCCATGAAATGTTGCGGTATGGGAAAACCTAGTGGTTATTGCAACAGCGGCGGGACCTGTGTTTGTTATCAgtatgtaatttttcaaatttaa
- the LOC143152846 gene encoding defensin-A-like isoform X2: MNFYVIFAFLLVAVAATIAVPDQVAKDDSAKGQFEPHEMILEEDNKEKGLTCDVGECACAMKCCGMGKPSGYCNSGGTCVCYQK, translated from the exons ATGAATTTCTACGTGATCTTTGCCTTTCTGCTCGTAGCTGTTGCAGCTACCATAGCTGTTCCAGACCAGGTGGCGAAAG ACGATTCGGCAAAGGGACAATTCGAACCTCACGAAATGATTCTCGAGGAGGATAACAAAGAAAAGGGACTTACCTGCGACGTGGGAGAGTGTGCTTGCGCCATGAAATGTTGCGGTATGGGAAAACCTAGTGGTTATTGCAACAGCGGCGGGACCTGTGTTTGTTATCA aaagtAA